Proteins co-encoded in one Xanthomonas campestris pv. badrii genomic window:
- the aceB gene encoding malate synthase A — protein sequence MSATAFASRPTDRATPGLSLTTQVAGQAELLPPAALALLVSLHRAIEPGRQQRLAQRRARQAAFDAGQLPDFRDDTRAIRAGDWRVAPLPAALQDRRVEITGPTDPKMVINALNSGAKVFMADFEDSTAPTWRNLLAGQRTLAAAVRGDLSFDAPNGKHYALRPEAERAVLIVRPRGWHLDEKHVHIDGQPLAGSLFDAALFAFHNARTLLAKDRGPYLYLPKLQSMEEAALWETALSHIEAMLGLPHGQIKVTVLIETLPAVFEMDEILHALRERIVGLNCGRWDYIFSYLKTFRSHRDRVLPERGQVTMTQPFLKAYSELLIKTCHRRGAHAMGGMAAQIPINHDEAANEQAMARVRADKLREVSAGHDGTWVAHPALIPVAMKLFDEHMPTAHQQHVLRNDVQVTRDMLIAPSPGTITRAGFEGNVEVCVRYLAAWLDGNGCVPIHNLMEDAATAEISRAQLWQWLHHGQHLDDGTAIDQPLLQASLRALPARLGAASTLPGAARIDEAIALLEELSRADELADFLTVPAYRLID from the coding sequence ATGTCTGCCACCGCTTTTGCCTCACGCCCCACCGACCGCGCCACGCCCGGCCTGTCGCTGACCACTCAGGTTGCAGGCCAGGCCGAGCTGCTGCCGCCGGCCGCGCTGGCCCTGCTGGTGTCGTTGCACCGCGCCATCGAACCAGGCCGGCAGCAGCGCCTGGCACAGCGGCGCGCGCGCCAGGCCGCGTTCGATGCCGGCCAGTTGCCCGACTTCCGCGACGATACCCGCGCCATCCGCGCCGGCGACTGGCGCGTGGCTCCGCTGCCGGCGGCGCTGCAGGACCGCCGTGTGGAGATCACCGGCCCGACCGACCCCAAGATGGTCATCAACGCATTGAACTCCGGCGCCAAGGTGTTCATGGCCGACTTCGAGGACTCCACCGCACCCACCTGGCGCAACCTGCTGGCCGGCCAGCGCACCCTGGCCGCCGCCGTGCGCGGCGATCTGAGCTTCGATGCCCCCAATGGCAAGCATTACGCGTTGCGCCCGGAAGCCGAGCGTGCCGTGTTGATCGTGCGCCCGCGCGGCTGGCACCTGGACGAAAAGCACGTCCACATCGACGGCCAGCCGCTGGCCGGCAGCCTGTTCGACGCGGCGTTGTTCGCCTTCCACAACGCCCGCACGCTGCTGGCCAAGGACCGCGGCCCCTACCTGTACCTGCCCAAGCTGCAGAGCATGGAAGAGGCCGCGCTGTGGGAGACCGCGCTGTCGCACATCGAAGCGATGCTGGGCCTGCCGCACGGCCAGATCAAGGTCACCGTGCTGATCGAAACGCTGCCGGCGGTGTTCGAGATGGACGAGATCCTGCACGCGCTGCGCGAGCGCATCGTCGGGCTCAATTGCGGGCGCTGGGACTACATCTTTTCGTATCTGAAGACCTTCCGGTCGCACCGCGACCGCGTGCTGCCCGAGCGCGGCCAGGTCACCATGACCCAGCCATTCCTGAAGGCCTATTCGGAGCTGCTGATCAAGACCTGCCACCGTCGCGGTGCGCATGCGATGGGCGGCATGGCCGCGCAGATCCCGATCAACCACGACGAAGCCGCCAACGAACAGGCCATGGCCCGCGTGCGTGCCGACAAGCTGCGCGAAGTCAGCGCCGGCCACGACGGCACCTGGGTGGCGCATCCAGCGCTGATTCCGGTGGCGATGAAGCTGTTCGACGAACACATGCCCACCGCGCACCAGCAACACGTGCTGCGCAACGATGTGCAGGTGACGCGCGACATGCTGATCGCCCCGTCCCCCGGCACCATCACCCGCGCCGGTTTCGAAGGCAATGTCGAAGTCTGCGTGCGGTATCTGGCCGCGTGGCTGGATGGCAACGGCTGCGTGCCCATCCACAACCTCATGGAAGACGCCGCCACCGCCGAAATCAGCCGCGCGCAGCTGTGGCAGTGGCTGCATCACGGCCAGCACCTGGACGATGGCACCGCCATCGATCAGCCACTGTTGCAGGCCAGCCTGCGCGCGCTGCCGGCCCGGCTGGGAGCCGCCAGCACGCTGCCCGGCGCCGCGCGCATCGATGAGGCGATCGCGCTGCTGGAAGAACTCAGCCGCGCCGACGAGCTGGCCGACTTCCTCACCGTGCCGGCCTATCGCCTGATCGACTGA
- the aceA gene encoding isocitrate lyase, protein MSTTLQSAEHLQQDWASNPRWAGITRNYTAADVVRLRGTVHVEHSLARLGANKLWTSLHATPFINALGALTGNQAMQQVKAGLKAIYLSGWQVAADANLAGQMYPDQSLYPADSVPAVVKRINNTLLRADQLHHAEGNDAIDFLQPIVADAEAGFGGVLNAFELMKAMIEAGAAGVHFEDQLASVKKCGHMGGKVLVPTREAIEKLNAARLAADVLGVPTVLIARTDAEAADLITSDVDANDRAFTTGERTVEGFFKTRNGLDQAISRGLAYAPYADLIWCETGKPDLDFARAFAQAIHARFPGKLLAYNCSPSFNWKKNLDDATIARFQTELASYGYKFQFITLAGFHALNHSMFQLAHGYARRQMSAFVELQQAEFEAAEMGFTAVKHQREVGTGYFDAVTQAIQQGQSSTTALRGSTEEEQFHGEKAA, encoded by the coding sequence ATGAGCACCACACTGCAAAGCGCCGAACACCTGCAGCAGGACTGGGCCAGCAACCCGCGCTGGGCCGGCATCACCCGCAACTACACCGCCGCCGACGTGGTGCGCCTGCGCGGCACCGTGCATGTGGAGCACTCGCTGGCACGATTGGGTGCCAACAAGCTGTGGACCTCGTTGCATGCCACCCCGTTCATCAACGCGCTGGGCGCGTTGACCGGCAACCAGGCCATGCAACAGGTCAAGGCCGGCCTGAAGGCGATCTACCTGTCCGGCTGGCAGGTGGCGGCCGATGCCAATCTGGCCGGGCAGATGTATCCGGACCAATCGCTGTACCCGGCCGACTCGGTGCCGGCGGTGGTCAAGCGCATCAACAACACCTTGCTGCGCGCAGATCAGCTGCACCATGCCGAAGGCAACGACGCCATCGACTTCCTGCAGCCCATCGTGGCCGACGCCGAAGCCGGTTTCGGTGGCGTACTCAACGCCTTCGAACTGATGAAGGCGATGATCGAAGCCGGTGCGGCCGGCGTGCATTTCGAAGATCAGCTGGCCTCGGTCAAGAAGTGCGGGCACATGGGCGGCAAGGTGCTGGTGCCCACCCGCGAGGCGATCGAGAAGTTGAACGCCGCGCGCCTGGCCGCCGACGTGCTGGGCGTGCCGACCGTGCTGATCGCACGTACCGATGCCGAAGCGGCCGACCTGATCACCAGCGACGTGGACGCCAACGATCGCGCGTTCACCACCGGCGAGCGCACCGTCGAAGGCTTCTTCAAGACCCGCAACGGTTTGGATCAAGCGATCAGCCGGGGCCTGGCGTATGCACCCTATGCCGACCTGATCTGGTGCGAGACCGGCAAGCCGGACCTGGACTTCGCGCGCGCCTTCGCGCAGGCCATCCACGCCAGGTTCCCCGGCAAACTGCTGGCCTACAACTGCTCGCCGAGCTTCAACTGGAAGAAGAACCTGGACGACGCCACCATCGCCAGGTTCCAGACCGAGCTGGCCAGCTACGGCTACAAGTTCCAGTTCATCACCCTGGCCGGCTTCCATGCGTTGAACCACAGCATGTTCCAGTTGGCGCATGGCTATGCACGCCGCCAGATGAGTGCCTTCGTCGAACTGCAACAGGCCGAATTCGAAGCGGCCGAGATGGGCTTTACCGCCGTCAAGCACCAGCGCGAAGTCGGCACCGGCTACTTCGATGCGGTGACCCAGGCAATCCAGCAGGGCCAGTCGTCCACCACCGCATTGCGCGGCTCCACCGAAGAAGAGCAGTTCCACGGCGAGAAGGCGGCCTAG
- a CDS encoding GGDEF domain-containing protein: MTCHNTAGAVEPTGSVAKTLSDGLHASMTADELAFFARFGRTRDIAAGQALFERGAVGTQMFIVISGQIDLDFGEDLMLKHLGPGEFFGELGLLIGDHARSAGASASMDSRLIELAHADFERLVDHDPSMVAHFLRRSIVRVVNNEQLLIRQLRRRNHDLEAALDNLYVTSHQLNQTEELSRTDELTGLHNRRGLALYLQECRRAGNVPGVGLILIDCDRFKRINDEFGHLAGDRVLQNVAHALRSVIAEGDLACRLGGDEFCVLVAQGAPELVHHIGECIVRAVEARLCNGQSEQGCSVSVGLCMIDADAAWNDWYTLADSALYEAKRQGGNVLCMHDTLAVATAPLPGIAPEPDTR, translated from the coding sequence ATGACTTGCCATAACACCGCAGGTGCGGTCGAACCGACGGGAAGCGTTGCCAAGACGTTGTCCGACGGGCTACATGCGTCGATGACCGCCGACGAGCTGGCGTTTTTCGCCCGTTTTGGCCGTACCCGCGACATCGCGGCAGGCCAGGCCTTGTTCGAACGCGGTGCGGTGGGCACGCAGATGTTCATCGTGATCAGCGGCCAGATCGACCTGGATTTCGGCGAAGACCTGATGCTCAAGCATCTGGGGCCTGGCGAATTCTTCGGCGAACTTGGCTTGCTGATCGGCGACCACGCGCGCAGCGCCGGTGCCAGCGCGTCGATGGACAGCCGCCTGATCGAACTGGCACACGCCGACTTCGAACGGCTCGTTGACCACGACCCGTCGATGGTGGCGCATTTCCTGCGTCGCTCGATCGTGCGCGTGGTCAACAACGAGCAATTGCTGATCCGTCAGCTGCGCCGTCGCAACCACGATCTGGAAGCGGCGCTGGACAATCTCTATGTCACCTCGCACCAGCTCAACCAAACCGAAGAGCTGAGCCGCACCGATGAGTTGACCGGCCTGCACAACCGGCGCGGTTTGGCGCTGTATCTGCAGGAATGCCGGCGTGCCGGCAACGTCCCCGGCGTGGGGCTGATCCTGATCGATTGCGATCGCTTCAAGCGCATCAACGACGAATTCGGCCATCTGGCCGGCGACCGCGTGCTGCAGAACGTGGCACATGCCCTGCGTTCGGTGATCGCCGAAGGCGACCTGGCCTGCCGCCTGGGTGGCGACGAATTCTGCGTGCTGGTTGCGCAAGGAGCCCCGGAGTTGGTGCACCACATCGGCGAGTGCATCGTGCGTGCGGTGGAAGCGCGCCTGTGCAACGGCCAGAGCGAGCAGGGCTGCTCGGTCAGCGTCGGGCTGTGCATGATCGACGCGGACGCGGCCTGGAACGACTGGTACACACTTGCCGACAGCGCCTTGTACGAAGCAAAGCGACAAGGCGGCAACGTGCTGTGCATGCACGACACGCTCGCCGTGGCCACCGCACCGCTTCCCGGCATCGCGCCCGAACCGGATACCCGCTGA